One window of Hydractinia symbiolongicarpus strain clone_291-10 chromosome 3, HSymV2.1, whole genome shotgun sequence genomic DNA carries:
- the LOC130635754 gene encoding uncharacterized protein LOC130635754 has translation MYVVGPLAVKIMFGFRTAAKPLQAGKTMFGERLSGRFSNSTYTLFIKKIQFNENMSFRFEAAFLLQSKGRFENATVVIKDVVGGPDVCGISLNSSYIVNEGKQLSFMSEVCGNPKPVLTWKLHNELDYSYSTEVALMNIVSMRYRYVYKTRRPVTREDCGTKLVFNATGANGMIKGETLIDVAFCPRKLRKVIFYKDNNCINGTWTSEATGNCALNYHLQFAQRSDILNTTDTHYAVCNIFNVSSVVIWASYKNNYGKKAIVNISLTTPTPSTKVVDACKHPISFEAKMLDTKKLFVTIIITLVVTQIANICIYGVVKRRGVKTNCRNKESRKKDDENTQDYEVFPTAESHYTGLQLEGRKETPYADLSPTTVNEYSEIGTEDKSKQM, from the exons ATGTATGTTGTAGGACCTCTTGCTGTTAAAATAATGTTTGGATTTCGGACGGCGGCAAAGCCCCTACAGGCCGGTAAAACAATGTTTGGTGAGCGATTATCTGGACGTTTTTCTAATAGCACCTATACGCTATTCATCAAAAAGATACAGTTTAACGAAAACATGTCTTTCAGATTCGAAGCTGCATTTCTATTACAATCAAAAGGTCGGTTTGAAAATGCAACAGTGGTTATAAAAGACGTTGTAG gTGGACCTGATGTGTGTGGCATTTCTCTAAATTCGAGTTACATTGTCAACGAAGGAAAACAATTATCTTTTATGAGCGAAGTTTGTGGAAATCCAAAACCTGTTTTAACTTGGAAATTGCACAACGAATTAGACTATTCATATTCTACCGAAGTTGCGCTCATGAATATCGTATCCATGCGATACAGATATGTTTATAAAACTCGACGTCCCGTGACACGTGAAGATTGTGGAACAAAGCTAGTTTTCAATGCCACTGGTGCAAATGGAATGATCAAGGGAGAGACACTAATAGATGTAGCAT tttgCCCTCGAAAATTGCGGAAGGTAATCTTTTACAAAGATAATAATTGTATAAATGGTACATGGACAAGTGAAGCAACTGGCAATTGTGCGCTTAACTATCATTTGCAATTTGCACAAAGAAGTGATATTTTGAATACAACCGACACACATTACGCTGTATGCAACATATTTAATGTTTCCAGTGTAGTTATTTGGGCttcatataaaaacaattatggCAAGAAAGCAATAGTAAATATCAGTTTAACAACTCCAACACCATCTACAAAGGTCGTAGATGCTTGCAAACATCCTATATCGTTTGAAG CAAAAATGTTGGATACGAAGAAATTATTTGTAACAATAATTATAACGCTGGTTGTCACgcaaatagcaaatatatgtaTTTATGGAGTTGTAAAGCGCAGAg GCGTTAAGACTAATTGCAGAAATAAAGAAAGCCGAAAAAAAGACGACGAAAATACCCAAGATTATGAAGTATTTCCTACCGCAGAATCTCATTATACAGGTCTTCAATTGGAAGGAAGAAAAGAAACTCCTTATGCCGATTTATCACCAACAACAGTCAACGAGTATTCAGAAATTGGAACAGAAGATAAGTCAAAACAAATGTAG